From the genome of Numida meleagris isolate 19003 breed g44 Domestic line chromosome 32, NumMel1.0, whole genome shotgun sequence, one region includes:
- the LARP4 gene encoding LOW QUALITY PROTEIN: la-related protein 4 (The sequence of the model RefSeq protein was modified relative to this genomic sequence to represent the inferred CDS: inserted 1 base in 1 codon), which yields MELFCSLQQVTSKGAGLNPNAKVWQEVPQGSGEAAPPTNGAEHSWQEPAAVAGTQTEGNIEISEDSCKQYEVMYSTSCEAARNGTGIDEAAANGIVLTTEDLGYQIYEVAGEGNSVVSTEDIRECLKKQLEFCFSRENLSKDLYLMSQMDSDQFVPIWTIANMEGIKKLTTDMDLILDVLRSSPMVQVDETGEKVRPNHKRCIIILREIPETTPVEEVKALFKNENCPKVISCEFAHNNNWYVTFQSDTDAQQAFKYLREEVKTFQGKPIMARIKAINTFFAKNGYRVVDSSVYAQPVQTQAQFASPLFMQPVYSPQQYSIYSIVPQTWSPNPAPYFETPLAPFPNGGFVNGFNTPGSYKTNAASLSIGRPFHRNRVKPHFRSSSSSEHAVEGPAAAGTVSMGDGPLSRTNSRNFVMERHNSTLTGHQEQGYSQKDSPATQLEQNGDYGIGRGRRNIFRGRRRREDDRISRPQPSADTKTQTPKFDLLASNFPPLPGSTAKIPGEPVLESRMSDVVKGIGKEKESKELLSSCPASAQEEQTPSIVQQPETSVSSPGQTEAVALSTVQPESKPEEVSVQKDVKSHASPPASVCPVSAAKPPRTNTTSSSTNANAAPAVSVQEPRKLSYAEVCQKPPKEPPPVPVQPLRELRTNIVPPAKTDESGTAERASEKAPDKAEGRMKDYSGFRGSGPPRGAAGXNQGTEAPVWTQIIASGSTAACRQGAVRATSVTKVTLVRPIPLFNLSCGLISSEGDCEKEVFVKGNTELERDLCGGGVEGPKIHL from the exons ATGGAATTGTTCTGCTCTCTTCAGCAGGTAACATCCAAAGGAGCTGGCTTGAACCCCAACGCGAAGGTGTGGCAGGAGGTTCCCCAGGGCAGCGGCGAAGCGGCGCCGCCAACCAATGGCGCAGAGCATTCATGGCAGGAACCGGCCGCTGTGGCGGGGACTCAGACCGAGG GTAACATAGAGATTTCAGAGGATAGCTGCAAGCAATATGAAGTGATGTACTCCACGTCTTGTGAAGCTGCAAGAAATGGCACAGGAATCGATGAAGCAGCTGCAAATGGAATTGTCCTAACAACCGAAGATCTTGGATACCAAATCTATGAAGTGGCTG GTGAAGGCAACTCCGTTGTGTCCACAGAAGACATTAGAGAATGTTTGAAGAAACAACTGGAGTTCTGCTTCTCACG TGAGAATCTTTCGAAGGATCTCTACTTGATGTCCCAAATGGACAGCGATCAGTTCGTTCCAATATGGACGATTGCTAACATGGAGGGCATTAAGAAGCTGACAACTGATATGGACCTCATTCTGGACGTTTTGAGAT CTTCTCCTATGGTACAAGTGGATGAGACAGGGGAGAAAGTCAGACCAAACCACAAGCGCTGTATTATCATTCTGCGTGAGATCCCTGAAACAACGCCCGTAGAG GAGGTTAaggctttgtttaaaaatgaaaactgcccCAAAGTCATAAGCTGTGAGTTTGCTCACAACAACAACTGGTACGTTACATTCCAGTCTGATACAGATGCCCAACAG GCATTTAAATACTTAAGGGAAGAAGTGAAAACCTTTCAGGGCAAGCCAATAATG GCGAGGATAAAAGCCATCAACACGTTTTTTGCTAAGAATGGTTACCGGGTCGTGGATTCCAGTGTTTATGCGCAGCCAGTTCAAACACAAGCACAGTTTGCCTCACCGCTGTTTATGCAGCCTGTATATAGTCCTCAGCAGTACTCTATTTACAGCATCGTGCCTCAGACTTGGTCTCCAAATCCTGCACCTTACTTTGAAACACCACTG GCCCCCTTTCCTAACGGTGGATTTGTGAATGGCTTTAATACACCAGGATCATataaaacaaatgctgcttctctgagTATAGGTCGCCCATTCCATAGGAATCG CGTGAAGCCTCACTTCCGATCGTCAAGCAGCTCAGAGCATGCCGTGGAGGGTCCAGCTGCTGCCGGTACCGTGTCGATGGGGGATGGACCACTGAGTAGAACCAACTCAAGGAATTTTGTTATGGAGCGGCATAACAGCACGTTAACCGGGCACCAAGAGCAAGGCTATTCCCAGAAGGATTCTCCTGCCACACAATTGGAGCAGAATGGAGATTATGGCATTGGCAGGGGCAG GAGGAACATCTTCAGGGGTCGGAGGAGACGAGAAGATGACCGGATTTCA aGACCTCAGCCTTCAGCAGACACAAAGACTCAGACACCAAAGTTTGATTTGCTAGCATCAAATTTCCCACCTTTGCCTGGTAGTACAGCAAAAATACCAGGAGAGCctgtgctggagagcaggaTGTCCGATGTTGTCAAAGGAATCGGCAAAGAAAAG gaaagcaaagagttGCTGTCCAGCTGTCCAGCTTCTGCTCAGGAGGAACAGACGCCCAGCATTGTCCAACAGCCTGAGACGAGTGTGAGTTCACCGGGTCAGACTGAAGCTGTGGCGTTGAG CACGGTTCAGCCAGAGAGCAAACCAGAAGAAGTGTCTGTTCAGAAAGATGTGAAAAGCCACGCTTCCCCGCCTGCGTCCGTCTGTCCTGTCAGCGCCGCAAAGCCACCCAGGACAAATACCACTTCGTCTTCTACTAATGCAAATGCAGCTCCCGCGGTGTCGGTGCAG GAGCCGCGCAAGCTGAGTTACGCTGAAGTCTGCCAGAAGCCCCCGAAGGAGCCGCCCCCCGTTCCCGTTCAGCCCCTCAGGGAACTTCGCACCAACATCGTTCCCCCGGCCAAAACCGATGAAAGCGGCACAGCCGAGAGGGCTTCGGAGAAGGCTCCTGACAAAGCTGAAGGTCGAATGAAGGATTACTCCGGGTTCCGAGGCAGCGGGCCTCCCCGGGGAGCTGCGG AAAATCAGGGAACAGAGGCGCCAGTTTGGACGCAGATCATCGCCTCAGGGAGCACCGCGGCGTGTCGGCAAGGAGCAGTACGTGCCACCTCGGTCACCAAAGTAACGCTTGTCCGGCCAATTCCTCTATTTAATTTGAGCTGTGGACTAATAAGCAGCGAAGGAGACTGTGAGAAAGAAGTATTCGTGAAGGGGAATACTGAACTGGAGCGTGACTTGTGCGGAGGAGGTGTGGAGGGTCCCAAAATTCATCTCTGA